From the Acidovorax sp. NCPPB 3576 genome, the window GTAGCGCTCGTCGTGGCTGTAGAACACGCCGTCAGCCGCCAGCTCGGTCGCGTCGCCACCGGGCACCACGTTCAGCAGCAGGCGGCCGGGGCCCAGCGCCTGATCGAGCGAGGCGGCCTGCCGCGCTGACGCGGTGGGGTTGCCGAGCGAGGTGCGCAGGGCCACCAGCAGCTTGATGCGCTGGGTGACGGGCACCAGGCTGGCGGCGGTCACCCACGGGTCCAGGCACGAGCTGCCGGTGGGAATGAGCAGGCCGTCGTAGCCCAGTTGCTCGGAGGTCACCGCGATCTGGCGCAGGTAGGCATTGGTGGGCGCGCGGCCGAAGTCGGAGGTGCCCAGGTAGCGCGTGTCGCCCGAGGTGGGCAGGAACCAGAAGAGGTCGGGGGTCGGACTCATGGGGAAGGGCTTTCGGAATCGGTGTCGGAGGGGAATTCGGCAGGGGGCGCGCCCGCATCGGCGCCGGCGCGGCGCGGCGCGCCGACCTCGCCCAGGCGGATCAGCCGCGCGCGCACCACGTTGCGGCTCAAGGCCAGCACGCGTGCGGCCTCGCTCTGGCTGTAGTGGCACCAGCGGAAGACTTCCAGCAGCACGGCGTCTTCCACCGTCTGGTAGAGCGCGGGCACATGCGCTTCGCACAGCTGGCGCACGGCCTGGCGCAGCAGCGGCAGGCCGGGGGGCGACGGGCTGGGGGCCTGCGGCGGCGCTGCTGCCGCCGGGGCTTCGGGCTCGGTGCCCGGCCGCGCGGTGCCGGACAGCCGCAGGTCGGTGGCGTCCAGCGTGCGGCCATCGCCCAGCAGCAGCGTGCGGTGGATGGTGTTCTCCAGCTCGCGCACGTTGCCAGGCCAGGGCGCCTGCTGCAGCGCGCGCTCGGCCGCGGGCGTGAGCTGCGGGCGCGGGTAGCCCAGGCGCCGGCTGTAGGCGTCGATGAAATGGCGCGCCAGCGGCACGATGTCGCCCGGGCGCTCGCGCAGCGTGTGCACCTCCAGGCTCACCACGTTCAATCGGTAGTACAGGTCCTTTCGAAAGCGCTGCTGCAGCACCAGTTCCTGCAGGTCCACCGACGCGGCGGCCACGATGCGCACGTCGATGGGAATGGGCTGGCGCCCGCCCACGCGCACCACCTCGCGCTGCTGCAGCACGCGCAGCAGCTTGTTCTGCACGGCCAGCGGCAGGTCGTTCACCTCGTCCAGGAAGATGGTGCCGCCGTGGGCCTCCTCGAACCAGCCGGGCTGCGCGCCGAAGGCGCCGGGAAAGGCGCCGCTTTCATGGCCGAACAGCTCCGAGTCCACCAGCGCCTCGGAAAACGCGCCGCAGCCCACGGCCACGAAGGGCGCGGCGCTGCGGGGGCTGCGGCTGTGCAGGTAGCGTGCGATCAGCTCCTTGCCGGTGCCGCTCTCGCCGGTGATGAGCACGCCGGCGTCGCTGGGCGCCACCTGCTCCACCTCGGCCAGCAGCGCCTTGGAGCGCGGGTCTTCGAAGATCCACGCCAGGCCGGCCTCGGGGGCGGCGGGCGTGGCGGTGGCGGTGCGGGCCGGTGCGGCGGGCCATGCGGGGAGGGTCGCCATGGTCTTCAGCCTGGAGTTTGAAAGCGATCGTGCCGGGCGATCACGAATAGAACGACGGTGCCGGCACCCTGGCGTGCAGCGCCCAGTCGCCCAGCTCCTGCAGCTTGTAGTCCACCGGGTCGTGCAGCGTCTGCGTGCGCAGGTTGCGCCAGAAGCGGTCCAGCCGCAGCGCGCCGTGCGTGGCGCGTGCGCCGGTGGTCTCGAAGAGCCGGCTGGTCACGTCCAGACCCACGCGGGTGGAGGCCACCTTGGCCGTCGCCACGGCCACGGCCACGCGGCCCCGGCCTTCGGCGTCCAGCGCGTCGCCTTGCGTCCAAGCGGCGTCGAACGTGGCGGCGGCCTGCGCGGCCAGCAGGCGCACGCTCTCCAGCCCCACGAAGAATTCGCCGTAGTG encodes:
- a CDS encoding sigma-54 interaction domain-containing protein; this encodes MATLPAWPAAPARTATATPAAPEAGLAWIFEDPRSKALLAEVEQVAPSDAGVLITGESGTGKELIARYLHSRSPRSAAPFVAVGCGAFSEALVDSELFGHESGAFPGAFGAQPGWFEEAHGGTIFLDEVNDLPLAVQNKLLRVLQQREVVRVGGRQPIPIDVRIVAAASVDLQELVLQQRFRKDLYYRLNVVSLEVHTLRERPGDIVPLARHFIDAYSRRLGYPRPQLTPAAERALQQAPWPGNVRELENTIHRTLLLGDGRTLDATDLRLSGTARPGTEPEAPAAAAPPQAPSPSPPGLPLLRQAVRQLCEAHVPALYQTVEDAVLLEVFRWCHYSQSEAARVLALSRNVVRARLIRLGEVGAPRRAGADAGAPPAEFPSDTDSESPSP